TGTTATTGGAGAGCTACTTAAAGGTGGCTTTTCTTTGAAGGGAATAGAATAGCCTTCCCTCAGAACGTTGGCAATCCAGGGCTCTGCCTCCTCTCTTTCCacttctcccagaagagaaggagcctggctcctaaaGAAGTTTGGAGGACAAAATTCTCACTTGTGAGAGGCAGAATGGGATGAGGATCTCTTAATGGCTCTGGAGACGAATCTGTCGGACAAACGGGAGCTAGACAGTGATCTTTGTCAACTGCCATGAAAGGGCTCAGTCTGCAGCAGGGAGACTGTCCTGGAGGTAAGAGAGGACACCTCCTTAGGACGCCTAGAGGATTGGGCAAGAAGATCTACGTATTCTTCTTCTGAAAATCCGAAGAAATCCCCAGAACTGTAGCCTGCAGGAACAGGCGATGATGATCCAGCGGGGAAAACAGAAGGGCCGACTTCTGAGAGGGAGTCACTCCCCTAAGATGTGCAGgaacaccacagttctctcttCTTTAGAACTCCCATTGTGTAAAGGGAAGCTAATTCCTGGGAACTGTCCCAGATTCCTTTATCGATACACGAGAGGACCCCCAGCAAGCCAGaggcactatcttcaggaacagcaGGGCAGTCCTTAATCTTACGGGCAAGAAAGCCCACTGCCCAAACAAGAAAACTCAACACTTTGAACACattaaacaagtttttaagaaGGTGTAAGAGCTCTGTCAAACTGAACATGATCTTCTCTGAAGCAAAGGCAGATCTACGAGAGGAATCGATCAAcccggagaagtccccctgggagaaagaagaaactcccagagaaggaACTTCCCTGTGGCATAAGAGAACTGTCTCCTCTTAGACAATCTAgaaggaaggagacagaaaaTGGCTCTActtgttccctcttctccgcTAGCCATCCCTCAATAACACTGAAAGCTTtcttggcagaagaagaaagcactaacttgggTACTCTCGAAGACTCTGAAGACTGTGACTCCCCAAGAAAAGTTGACACGTGTGAAGAAGGAGCCGCAGGCGAAAAGCAATTTGGGAAGGTAGCAAGAAGATACCTTAGCAGCGATACATAAGCTGAAGGATATGAAGAATTAAGCTGATGGGACACTAATTAAATCGGCCTCAGTCAAATCATGAAGTCATGGACGGACACTCGTGCATACATACATCATGTATTTATATTGAGCAATAACTTCTTCTTACTCGTCCGAGGGTACAGGAGACAAAGCCAAGTCCGTAGGTTAGGGGGTTGACGGAGCCTTCTACAACAGGATCAAAATACTGCTGAGCTTGCTCTAATTTGGGTCTACCACAGAGGGCGCTTGCTTGCTAGAAGAGGGTAAAGCCTGAGGATCAGAAGCTCGAGACACAGAAAAATGCCCAACTGCTTGAGAAACAATAACAGCCGAAGGAGTTAAAGCATTGGCGGCATAAGCACGGTGACTCTCTGGCACCAATGGAAGATCGGGCGCCAAAAGGAAGCTTGGGCACCACTGGAGCTTCACCTTGATTGGCAATCCATGAATCAAAGATTGGACGGCGAAACGGCCACTCTGTGACACTCTAGAGAAACGATTGCTCTGAAGGAGCAGCAAGAGAAGGAGCCAATGAGTGCTGAGACGATTTCGGGCACTCTGAAGAAACCGGGCATTCGGCAGTCAAGGGAGCTTCCAAAACTACAGGGAGTTCGGGAGCCAGCGGAGTCTCAGGTGCAAGAGGACGCTCAGAAGAAGACGCCTTAGACGAAGAGCGCTTATGAGAAGGAGGGTACTTGGAAGTCACTCTCTGACTCTCTACCAAGGGAGGAACAGTAGGAAAAAGTTCCCAACTGTCCCAATGACTGCAAGTTGGGAGAGGACTGCAAACAGGTTCCTTGAATTTCTTACATGGTACTGGTGGAGAATGAGAATCATCACCAGCACGCCTTTTCAAAGGGCATGATTCATCCACAAAATGCCATTGCAGTCTGGGAGAAGCATCATCTGAGCTAGATGAAAGATGATGCACGTCCAGGGATATGCCCTTCCAGCGGCGtttggctgcaacctgggattcaACAAGAGATTCAACCGAGGGGGGCTACTACTCATGGGCAGACCCCATCAACCTCCCTTAGGTTACCAGTTTGACTCCTTCCAGGTTTAGGGAGTATGACATTGACCTTTGACTAGAAGAATCAGCGggatgggcagccacctcctccaccaacacatcACCGGCGCTAGGCGCAATTGGGcgctccactgacactgcactggCACTAGGAGTAACAGGACGCTCCGAATCACTCATTGTCCATAAGGACCTTAACCGAAGAGGCTAATTGCCCAATAGATTTAACAATCAATTCGaaccttttatcaattttacactcaaggctggcaatggtgttggGTTCGGAGGCGAGAGAGCAGGGTAAAAGAGCAGGTTGCATAGCAGGAGAACTGGGTGTGGGAtgaacagaaataacaggaatgtcAATCTCGACGTTAGCATTATCAATATCATGATCAACAGGAGATCCCTGACTGACTTACAACTTAATAATCTGTCTGGCTGTCGCTTTCCTCTTTTTAACTCTAGCCAGTTTGTTTAAATGAGATCCTTAAGTCTTCCAGTTCTTACTGTCCCAGTCTACACATTCATTACATCGTAAGTCTTCTGAACAAGTTTGTCCCCTACAATCCGTGCAGATAGAATGTGAATCGTACAATTCCTTAGTCAAAcgcgtattgcagcctttgctgcaatacttaAAGCTGGTCGCACTTGAGTCTGACAATTGGAAAAAACAAATCAACTTAAGTCACAATTGGTAAATAAGGACAGTCGTTATAAAGAGAATCACAATAAAGGTCAAAAAACAGTCTAACTCTGTCTAATAATGCCGAAGGCCTATCAAAGCAAGGATACTTCACCATGTACGATGGGAAATCAATAAGAAAGACGAATTCCAAAATTACAGCTGCTGCTAaaagctggtgtacagccatcagccggcagaaacaaactgaatacttttgctagttgttcctctcttaccccaaaagtgggcagggttagtcacctagccaaacaaaacaGCACGAccagtgaatttcaaaatttttagcagCCGGTTAATACAAACTacagcagtgtaattacttgttaagttacttatataaaacttgaGTTTAGTTGCGCAGCCTATATCTCGCTAGGGAAACCACGAAAAACTTTTTTGGCGTAATTTTCGTAGACATGCAGTAAATAAATATGCAAGAGGCTACAATAAACGGTAAGGGGAACCTTGTTGGGAAActggggtttttgggtggggagaaCGGGCACAAAGGTATACAGTATCTCACTAGGAAATCCATGAAAAGAGGTTTTTTTGGCgtaatttttgtagacatgaagTAAATTAATATTCAAGAGGCTACAATACATGGTAAGGGGGACTTTGTTAGAAAACCGGGGTTTGTGGGTGGGGGGAACGGACACAAAGGTACCAGTATATCTCGTTAGGAAATCAACAAAAAGCGTTTTTTTTGGCGTAATTTTCGTAGATATGCAGTAAACGAATATGCAAGAGGCTACAATAAATGGTAAGGGGGACCTTGTTGGGAAAccagggtttttgggtggggggaatgGACACAAAGGTAAAGGATGTCCGTAGCTTTTAGTAATATCaccgtttttaaagtaaattgtatttttcctaactaaacAAACCCGAGGTCCTCTACATCACAaattacttacggcaaagctggacattttaaactcttgaacaaggtgggtAGGCGGTAACCgccaccaggtaggcgggaatacccacaTGCCCAGATGTAAAATTCTAGTTTGCCTTTCAGCCcgggttcagattgaggggtggcatgaggcggtcataaaaatgtaatataatggacctcaggtttgtatagttaagaacaatacaatttacttttaagaattgtgatttgttccaacacgatatacaaaccttcAGTCCTTCACACTAGGGAGAATCActagttggagggaggaatctgagtgagtctcttaaactgactggagttctgtacacctgggctactcctcctggtcgaaagagcgaggaggagtgcCGTGCCTCTAacatattgatcagagtgtaggaactgcaagatcaaatgtcagatatcTGGACCTTTTCGAATGAGTGAGGAATCATAACTCATACAAAATAGGTTGAAAAGAATCTAAGAGTCAGAGGCATTAAGGAAAACCCAAAAAagggttttccttattgccagAGTCTCCTTCCCCACCTTGatagaggaaggagaggaattgcttctatgattctagaagaaaaatagaatgggtgctcaatgtgtagtcttaccgcatcagacgccagatccagcaagcgTTGATTCGAGTCCCATTCGAGTCCTGAAGGAAGAGAAgtagaaggaagagaaaggaggaggaggagaggccagtcactcctgGGATCCTTCttacttccagaaccaacaccttaggcgagatgctacatgtcctcttgaaggagccaggtaaaaaaacacaacttgttgagcagccaccacaggaccaaggaaagaAGGTTCCAAGGGCGTGTCAGCAAGACCGAAGGTAGATGACAAGAATGTGGtttatgagaccacatcttgcttccagactgacagaaacttcgaatgcgagggatggaccaagccactgaCCGTGAGCTCGGGTGGATTGTACAGGTATCGTTGTCATCAGCTGCCGGGTACATCCTTCGATCGCTTcatgaagccaggagaaagaagtgtccttagacacttcttccttgggcgAGTAGTACTAGTGAAAGCGTTggcgacatccaggttaggaatgtcaagccttttcagaaagtaccgcagctccctaataggacaaagtaatcattgatctggatcatcgatacaaagtccaaggaggacgggaacaagaaggactcgaacctgacaaGAGATGCTGATGGATTCAGAGTCCGCtgcgacatccgagaaggagttgaggtattgatccccttcacctgttcttccatcttctatacAAAGGcaggagcaagatgagagatggtcctaagagggaaCACCTCTGACCGACAACTCTCATAAGGGCACGTGCAAAGCACGAGACAgaaaccctaaacgagagtcacatgccacccagggatcagttccctgggacagcaagaccgaagaagcttctcatcagtagctaaatctcgactgaggtgaaaaaggctacttcagataaaagactaggtcacaagggcctacgttcttcacaactgaaacgaacagaagcaaccctcggcagagaagacaaggaagtcccgACTTGCTGAAGAGCTAATCTGACCTGAGAAGAAGTTCTGTCAACGACACCAACTAACAAAGACGGATTCAGTCCCTGGAATAGCGCTGCacaggacttcaagagatatccagccaTATCCATTGCCACTCGGCGACAatgcctatgcttgcaagggaagttGGAAAGTCTCCCAGTACTGAACTCACAGGGATATACTGACTGGaaaactgcttcttgtgtagctgccaCAGGAGATTGGGTTAAAGAGAACTATTCTCGATACCTCAGAAGCAGAGCTACCAGGTAGGGGCGAAAGGTGAAGTCTTACAGTATTTATCTGTAgtaacttggggtgagcaatgcttgttgaacccctagtgaaacagacaaatGCAGCAGGAAAAACGTAGACATCGATGTTTACCATAATGATAGCATGTCTCACCGTAGCGGCCCATGGGTCAGgtacgaaggagagagaaaactactgatggtagggatctctcagccaagcagtctctttgtgaatcttcgagaagaaaagagtgaagagcataCTCCGTCCCGGACACTCAAACCTGAGGCTGAGTTCACCTACCCATACACCCccaccaggaatgtatctggctaactGCGATATCAAGTGCACTATataacactcgagtacctgcaagtGCCAACaaatgaaacaggaggaaaaaatgattccCTCGTTTgatgacgtatgccactactgtgatGTTGTTGTTtaacgaaaccactgagtgtcgcaaaactcatcctgataTTCTTGAgatcaggatgttgatgagaaggtatttATCGTCTTAGTCACACACCTTCAAGTCAAAGTATTAcaggtgtgcacctattcctcgatcggtgtATCCGAGAGTAGACACATGACATGAGgaaaatatgcaagcatattcgaaggttcctttcaatcaagcattagcctaactcttcgAAGGGGAAAGAAGGCTGGAggactggaagcagacctccttcaATCTCCACCATGAGGCGGCTTCTGTAAGATGACAGGACATCAAGACAATTAGCCCTAGCCGagctggcatttcccaaatcgggagcacaggagaggaggTGGGacggaagtttgatgaaaagaattgccgagacccaagggaaatagatacttcccCTGAGAGAATCCATTCCCAGATCTCATCAATGTCTCTGTCAGGTCCAGAGACTTAACAAGTATCGCTTcttccaggcatctgcagtaggagaacttctgtcTCGTTAATACTTCTGCCCTCCTTCCATATGGAAAAGAGGGTGAAAAGACACACAATTATGCGCACTTTCccggaagggaagaagagggttGTGTGTTTCAGCGATCAtcttctgaagcctgggacttcttaggagtcgaagagggctggcttgaacttaagGTCGAGCCGAGATGACAAAGGCCCAAgggtcttggccactgtccaaaggacaaggcagtgccctggcatgaaccttgattaccgcagtatctggcaaatctctgaaagagaaaggcagaaccgaGTAAAAGTTCGTTCCTAGGGGTAgagccaacttgggacttacgaaaccagagATCAATTAGGACAGTACTTCTTCTTAGCACAGTAACTGCCCACAGATTGGCGCCTGGTGTAAGAGGACCCACCTcggacaggaccagtctccagacgGCAGGGTTCACTCCAGGAATGGTTGCATCCTAGGGGAGAAAGCCTAAAACGTGAAGGAtcgtggatccatcaggagactgcctggaggaaaccaATGTGTCCTTCAGGATCGCCACCTCTTGTTGCGGAAAAGAATGCCCTTCAcagcaaggagaagcagagagagaacccagtccggatgaagcagagtcagaacaacctgcagtcagcaagacccctCTGATGAGAGAAGAATTTTGTACTCTGTTGAGGCAGGGGAAGAGCTTGGTGTCTCAATCTGAATGAACTTCTTGTCgaggaaaagaattcatctggtcgagaacactCTCACAAGCAAGAACATGATGGCTCCAGAAACTCGGCCCcttcaggaactgcaagggttgcaagtgatgaagattattcattcatCAGGGGAGCTGCAGTTCTGTTCCGGAGATCCTCGCGCTGATGAATCGGAGCAAAGTTATCCAAGAAACAAGGGTGATCGTggcttgaagaggaagaccctcactgcttccgaagcatgaaactcctgtacctctctccctggaggaagaccttgacagatcccaagaaaccctccttggatacctggttatactacgagATGATCAGGGGACCGACACcaaaagcacgccaggcagccaaactccAAAAGACAAATTCATCAGAGTTATCTCTGTCCATCTCgcacctctcggaacaaccgagaggaaaagagaaaagatgaggagaaagagcacccgtacctgtcctgccagtacaCCAGTAGGAGAGGTGGAtcatgagcgataatcaaccgaaggtgATGATTGCCACATGGGGGAAGAAGATcgcttgtgctgtggcaaagccCTTTTCCTGGAAAGAACAGAAAGTTCACTTCAACAGTGCTGAGGCAAAGCGAGCCAAACCAGTCTCGCGAATGCaaccaggggctgggcggggcgAGCAAGCCGAGAGAGCAGAATTTTTaaggtacatgtatatatttatttgttttgtatgataaataaaatttttacctaataataagtactaattttcaaacattaataagattaaataatataacaataataataataataataataataataataataataatacagtaatataactgtaattacaaaattcatatgtgatacatattttaacaaaaaatatcttccctcatcttctgtaagaagctcgaaggcaaagcaGTCAGACATGTCaacttaacatgacaagaagggggagtgttgctgattagagggtcagaggtttctctctctctctctctctctctctctctctctctctctctctctctctctctctttctctctctctctctctttaataattcataaaaaatttcactcttaagtaaggacaactattatctctctctctctctctctctctctctctctctctctctctctctctctctctctctctctctctctctctctctctctctctagttcataGTTAGCGTAaactacgtattactgtttctctttacagtaatacctcgagCTTACATGATTCGAGTTCtatgcgcgaattcacacacacacgaacttttcactgaaacctaactaattggcatacgcgattttttgaACAGACACGCTGAAAttctgagaaaccctgcagaagtggttatgtttaatttttgaagtaatttataagttttcatgcttctatgtgtaaaatctgtatgaaaaatgtattatttttatttttgtacacatgcataaatatgatgcaaaggtaatttcagcacattcagttagtgtacttttacaagatgtgatacccatttgcaaagttactgcacttttcaaagataatACCCCTGcaaaaatgcttgtttaatgtttgaagtacagtacatttataagttttcatgctttttacagtaaaattgatatggaaaatttatatttatatttttgtacataaatatcatacaagtattatgtccatttgcaaagtctttgtcactaggactttacatgacctcgagatgaggttgttcagtcgcgctcgtttgataaaatgaattcgttaatgtaataacagaaatgtaactaagagttgtataagtgtcattctttgaaagtTACTTTGTTAACCTTGGAGAAAAGTGTgatgcaatctgtatgtgcatgtaattaaagcatgttcagttggtgtacttttacaagatgtgatacccattcggaaagttactgcacttttcaacgatgatacccctgcagaaagtgtgtttaatttttgaagtactaCTTTATaagtttcgtgtttttaggtgtaaaatcagaatggaaaatttgtatttatatatttgcacataaatacgatacaaaagcagtacagttactgtattatgCCCACTTGCAAAGTCTTACCTCACATGACctcgagatgaggttgttcagtcgtgcTTATTTGATAAAATGAGTTCGTTAACATACTAAAACATATCAGagacataactaagagttgtattagtgtcGTTCTGTGAAAATGACTTTGTTAACCTCAAAGAAAAGTACTAGTGCGTCTGTATTACTTTACATATTACAGTAGTAAATTAACTATTATGAAACCCCAAATCTCATCGACAAAGCGTATCTGGCTTGGGCGATGATGTAGGCTCCATAGTCACGCCACTGGCTAGAATAAGAGGTAGACAATCACAGAGCAGGCCAAAGTTCGCTGACTGTTAGAATGCTTCGGCATCAGTTAAAACGCGCTTAGTATGTATCTCGTGCAATTGTGAGAAATTGTGTGCTCAAGTATTTCAGTGTTCTTACTTTTAATCATCAAGATGCCCAAACATCCCACTTTTCTAAAGCTCCTAGCAGTCTTcctaagaagaagaggaaggtgatgacaatagaagaaaaagttaaagtgTTAGATATGTTGAAATCTGGTCAGACTGCTTCAAGCATAGGGCAGCAGTTGGGGTTGAATGAGAGCTCTGTACGCtctataaagaagaaagaggtggaaATTCAGAAAATGGTCTCCAAGAGCTACCTCAATAAAGCGAAGCAGGTTTCGACCAAGAGAGACCCAAACATTGTGAAGATGGAATCTGCCCTTTCGTTATGGATAGAAGACTGCTGTAAAAAAGACATCCCCTTGCAGGGTAACATGATTCGGGAGAAGGCTTTGCAACTTTATAATACGACTGTCGAAGAGGGAACAGAAGAACCGCAGCCAGGAACATCAGCATCACCAGACCGTGGAAGTTTTCAGACCAGCAGGGGGTGGTTTGACAAGTTTGACATCAGGAGTGTGAAGTTGCATGGAGGCTGCATCTGCTGACACAGAAGCTGCAGAGAGCTATCAGGACACCTTCAAAGGGATCATCCAGGAAATGGGATACAGGCCTGAACAGGTTTTCAACATGGATGAGAATGGGCTATTCTGGAAGAGAATGCCATCAAGAACATACCTGATGAAGGACGGGGCCAAAGGTCCTGGATGTCAGGCGCAAAAAGACAGAATCACACTCATGTATGGGAATGCTGATGGCCACATGCTCAAACCAGGCCTGATTTGTAAGTCTGCAAACCTATGggccctgaaaaataaaaagaatacccTGCCTGTCTACTGGATGCataaccccaaggcctggataAGATGCataaccccaaggcctggataATCAAAGTCTTAGCATccgactggttccaccagtgtttcaTCCCTGAAGTGAAGACTTACCTTTCCGACCTAGGCCTTGAATTTAAGGTGCTGCTGATCATGAACAATGCTGGAGGGCACCCCACAGATCTGTCACATGATGGCGTGCAGATCGaattcctccctgccaacaccacctctcttaTGCAACCTATGGACCAAGGCATGATCCGAGCATTTAAGGCCCTCTACACATGTAATGCTCTGCAACACCTGGTTAATGCAATGGATGCCATGGAGGACTTCACCTTGAAAGAATACTGGAAGACATTCACCATAGCATCATGCCTTTCAATAATTCAGTCTGCTCTCCAAGACATGAAAAAGGAAACACTCAATGCATGCTGCAAAAAACTGTGGCCTGAAGCAGTCCATGACTACAAGGGCTTCTCGCCAGAGGAGATTCACAATGGGGCTGTCAACAAGGCTGTGAAACTGGCAAAATTGCTTGGGGGTGAAGGATTTACTGATTGCACCGAAGGCGTCAACGCTCCCATCGATGCCCACTCTGATCCCCTGACAGATGATGAATAACTTGAGCTGACTAAGTCAGCaagtgaagaggaagaagaatcagCTCAAGAACAAGAGGATGAGGGTCTTTCAATTGATCGTCTTGGGATAATCCTGAGGGCACAACAGCAGGTGCTATCCTATATAGaagagtatataattttaaactgattgaattttacctgtactgtactaccttatgaacattatgtatatgtttttgttattttattgaattgtacctttgttatgacTGTGACACATGAAGTTTgactagtgacgcaaagaaaacggcttttactctaagcgAAAAATAAAATGGCACCCCATGAATttggggtaacattagtatacgtacacacctactgtaaaatgacatttttataataaaataaagttttatatatacttaccaaataattacatagctatagtttctacttactggcagctcaaaattcgaagtCGCGGTAGCGcatcttttgttttgagtgtaggtatgttgccccacccactttgggaagaataggtacaacttagctaaggagctcaattcgtttatgctctatgtccatgagaggaggaggcgggctccgatcatgtaattatttggtaagtatatataaaactttattttattataaaatgtcatttttatatatgtaacttaccaaataattacatagctgaatcccacattgagtggaggtgggatgaatggacatatactacccaaaaaactacttgatatggggataatttgggatagcaaattagctagcatcttgaaTGCTTGTTGAAACCTTTACCAGGCGAGGAGCAAcagcagacgggtactgcctctggtcatagctcctctcgacctgtagcggtgtggcggtagagccaagaatcacctctactgagtgggtgctttgcaacgtaggaggtCAATCGCAGGTTGCCAAGCTAAAAAATCCAATGGGTCACATAATGATATGtggattgcccttgccctgggcacagtacaatagaataactaagaccagataaaattaacctacaccatACAACCTTTCatccaaaaccataaaaaaccaATTGATGACACTGAAGATCAGTGTACATcaaacttcccaagaagtacgactgcccttattcaaggagagtggatagaggaaaaggaaggcgttcctcctatccttcgtcccccaataccatgccagctgcgaaaaaacggacctaaagtactgcattttcaTACACTGTCTCAACGTCctgtaaataaaacatggcaaacactgacttgcacctccaaaaaaGTTGTTTGTAAAATCGAAAAGAGAGACAGGTTTCGTTTAAAAGCCAAAGACgttgccacagctcttatttCATAAGCCTTTACTTTGCACGAGAAGTAAATCGTCTTGAATTTCGAATGGGCTTCGAAATTACGGATCTTAAAAGAATGAcagtgcattcttggacaaaggacggctgGGATTTTTAACGGAACACCAAAAATTAGGGCCGaacctctaaggtttttggttctctcaAGGTATACTCTTAGAGTTCTTACTGGGCAGAGGACATTCTCTTGCTCGTCTGGGCCTAATACTTCTGAGAGGCTCTTGATTAaaaaggagcgaggccaaggATTAGCAGGATCCTCgtttttggccaaaaattctaaagttaatgagtatactgcattgccttgtgagaaGCCTATCCTTTTGTCAATGGCATGAAGTTCGCTGGCTCTTTTGGCTGTGGCAAGTGCcaccaagaataatgtcttctGATCGTAAGATTGTGAAGAGACAACGACTCTATCGGTTCAAACAGTGGACCTGAAAGCCAGTTGAGGATCACGTCAAATTCAGCGACTCCTGCGAGTTTAGCTTGCTTACTGgtgttgaaatgtttaattaaatcaGTTATGTCTTGGTTGGAAGACAGGTCTAATCCtctatgtttaaatactgaactcagcatcgctctgtaacctttgatggtCGATGTTGAGAATCCTTTCGCTGTTCtgagaataaagaaaatcagCGATTTGAGTTACAGAAGTTTTAGAAGAGAAATTCCTTGTTCTTGGCACCACTTCTAaaaactgtccacttggattggtagactgcagaggaagattgtcgTCTGCagttagcaatagcctctgcagactttcttgaaaatcctttcgctctgacaagttccctgacagtctgaagcctgtcagagcgagtggataacccttgatggtattggaggaagtgtggctgtctgagaagacttttccGCTGAGGAAGTAGTCTTGGAAAGTCTGTCAGAAGGCTCAAAAGATCGGGAAACCACTCTTTGTGTGGCCAAAACGGAGCGACTAGTGTCATTGACACGTTGACGCGAGAATTGAACTTCCTCAGCACttcctcaccatgctgaagggaggaagGCGTAAGGTCAAGattcgacca
This Macrobrachium rosenbergii isolate ZJJX-2024 chromosome 42, ASM4041242v1, whole genome shotgun sequence DNA region includes the following protein-coding sequences:
- the LOC136827831 gene encoding tigger transposable element-derived protein 1-like → MDENGLFWKRMPSRTYLMKDGAKGPGCQAQKDRITLMYGNADGHMLKPGLICLEFKVLLIMNNAGGHPTDLSHDGVQIEFLPANTTSLMQPMDQGMIRAFKALYTCNALQHLVNAMDAMEDFTLKEYWKTFTIASCLSIIQSALQDMKKETLNACCKKLWPEAVHDYKGFSPEEIHNGAVNKAVKLAKLLGGEGFTDCTEGVNAPIDAHSDPLTDDE